Genomic segment of Mycobacterium sp. 050128:
CAATGCGTGGTGTGTTCGGTGATCCGTGCGGTGAGCCAGAGCATTAACGCGTTGACGACGATGTGGAACAGGCCAAGGGTCAGGATGTACAGCGGGATGGACAAGAACGCAACGATCGGCCTGATGAACGCGTTGACCAGTCCGAAGATCAGGGCCACGACGAAGATGATGCCGATCCGTTCCAGCGGCGTATTGCCGCCGACGAAGGTCAGTCCGTGGACGAAGTGGGTGACGATCCACATGGCAAAACCCGTCAAGGCGGCGCGAAGCAGAAATGGGCCCATGCCGCAAGATCCTGCCATTCGAATGGAATGCCCGGCAGGGCCATTCGGCCCCTGCCGATCGGCGTCAGATTCAGTTAAGCGCGTAAAAGCGTTGGGCGTTGCGGCTGGCGATCTTCTCCCGCGACTCTTCGCTGATGTCCGCGCGGGTGCGCAGGTGCTTGGTGCTCTCCGGCCACTCGCCGTCCCAATGCGGGTAGTCGCTGGCGAACATGATGAAGTCGGCGCCCAGCACGTCGATCACGCCGGGCAGGATCGGTTCTTCCGGCTCGCACGTCACGAAGATGTTTCCCGCAGAGAGGTATTCGTGCGGGTCGCGCCGCCAGCCGCGTTCGACCCAATCCCCTCGCTTCTCGTAGTGCTCGTGCAGGCGGTCCATGAAGAACGGAACCCAGCCGGCGCCCGCTTCCAGGAAGGCGACGCGCAGCTTGGGATGGCGCTCGAAGACGCCGCCGGAGACCATCGCTGTCATCGCCGTCATCTGGTCGAACGGAAAGCTGATGCAGTGCACCTGGATGTAATTGGTGAAGCGGTCCACGCCGATTTTGGGTAGATGAATTCCGGGCGCTCCGTGTATGCCCAGCGGCATCCCGAGTTCCACCGCGGCGGCGTAGAACGCGTCGAGGTCGGGATGGTCCAGGTTGCGGGACTTGAGCGCCGGCGGGACGAGAGTCGCCACCAGCCCGAGGTCCTTGGCCTCGGTCATGACGTCGATGGCCAGCTGCCCATGCTCGATCGGGGTCACTGCCACGCCGCGCAACCGGCCGCCCGACGAGGCGCAGTAATCCGCGATCCACTGGTTGTAGAGCCGCGCGAATCCCGCCGCGAATTCCGGGTCTTCGAGGCTCGGCGCGCAGAGCCCGAGGCTCGGGTACAGGACCATCGTGTCGATGTGATCGCGGTCGGCGTCGCCCAGCACGCCGTCGGGTGACGAGCAGTTGATGTTGGGCGACTTGCTGATTCCGTGTTCGGGCGGACAGCCGGCGCCCGGGCCGCGATCCTCCGGATAGTTGCGGCCTTCGATCATCAGCCGCAGGCGCCGGTCTGTGCTGGGCTTGACGTGGTCGGGCCAACGCTTGATCGCTTCGATCGCCAGCGAGGAATTCTCGGCGACATGTCCATCGGCATCGATGATTCGCATATATCCGGAACTTACTCCGGCGCAGCGGATGGTCAAACGGCTCGCGGTGCGCCACGATGCTTCACGTGACAACTCAACGGCTCAACGCCGACCAGCGAAATTCGTTCATTGCCGCGATGCTGGGCTGGACGATGGATGCCTTCGATTACTTCATCGTCGTGTTCGTCTATGCCGATATCGCAAAGACCTTCCACATCAGTAAGGCCGAGGTCGCCTTCGTCACGACCGCCACCCTGATCATGCGCCCGGTGGGCGCCTTGCTGTTCGGGTTGTGGGCCGACCGGGTCGGTCGGCGGACCCCGCTGATGGTGGACGTGATCTTCTACTCCATCGTCGGCTTCCTGTGCGCGTTCGCGCCCAACTTCACCGTGCTGATGATTTTGCGGATGCTGTACGGACTTGGCATGGGCGGTGAATGGGGACTTGGCGCCGCGCTCGCGATGGAGAAGGTTCCCGTCGAGCGGCGGGGCTTTTTCTCGGGGCTGCTGCAGGAGGGTTACGCCTTCGGCTATCTGCTGGCCAGTATCGGATCGCTGTTGGTGATGGACTGGCTGGGCCTGTCGTGGCGTTGGCTGTTCGGTCTGTCGATCATCCCGGCGTTGATCAGCCTGATCATCCGCTACCGGGTGCAGGAGTCCGAGGTGTGGGAAGCCGCCCAGGATCGGATGAAGCTGACCAATACCAAAATCACCGACGTGCTGCGCGACGGCAAGATCGTCCGCCGATTCTTTTATCTGGTGGCGTTGATGACGGCCTTCAACTGGATGAGTCACGGCACGCAGGACGTCTACCCGACGTTCTTGGGTTCAACGGCCAACCACGGCGCCGGCCTCGACAGCGTGACGGTGAAGTGGATCGTGGTGGTCTACAACATCGGTGCCATCGCCGGCGGTCTGTTCTTCGGCACGATGTCGCAACGGTTCAGCCGCCGCTACACCGTGATTTTCTGCGCGATCCTGGGGTTGCCGATCGTGCCGCTGTTCGCCTACTCGCGCACCGCGGCGATGCTGTGTCTCGGTTCGTTTTTGATGCAGGTCTGCGTGCAGGGCGCCTGGGGTGTGATCCCCGCACACCTGACCGAGTTGTCGCCGGACGCCATCCGCGGCCTCTACCCCGGGGTGACCTACCAGCTCGGCAATCTGCTCGCCGCGTTCAACCTGCCTATCCAGGAACGACTGGCGGAGACGCACGGCTATCCGTTCGCGCTGGCCGCCACGATTGTGCCGGTGTTATGTGCCGTGGCATTCCTGACGTTCATCGGTAAGGACGCGACCGGACTTCGCTTCGGCACCGCCGAAACCGCGTTCCTGCCAACGGAAGTCAAATGATCTAGAGCGACGCCTGCTCGCTCAGCGCGCGTCGCAGCATGTGCATCGCGACCGTCGCCGAGCGTTCGCGGACATCGGAGCGGTTCCCGGGTAGTCGCAGCGTGCGGGTGTCTGTGCGTCCTTCGGCCAATCGAACGGTGAAGCACACCGTGCCCACCGGCTTCTCCGGTGTTCCCCCGCCGGGACCGGCGATGCCGGTGATCGCGACGGCGGTGTCCGCGGCGAAACGGCGTAATGCGCCGGCCGCCATCGCCTCGGCCACCGGTTCGGACACCGCGCCGTGTGCGTCGATCAGCGCCGCATCGACGCCGAGCAGCTGCACCTTCGCATCGTTGGAGTAGCTCACCACGCCGCCCATCACGTAGGCCGACGATCCGGGCCGATCGGTCAGCCGTGCGGCCACCAGTCCCGCGGTGCAGGATTCCGCGGTGGCTATCCGGCGCCCGGCCAGTAGCCGCGCGACCACATCGTCCACCTGGGATCCGTCTTCGGAGTAGAGCTGCTGTCCGTGCCGCTCGCGCAGCAACTGGGTCAGTTGGGCATAGACCTGCGCCGCGCCGGGCTCGTAGCGGGTGACCATTTCAATCTCGCCGCGCCGCAGGCAGGTGGTGATCTCCAGCGCGTCGAATCCCGCGACGGAATTCTGCGCGTCACGCAGTGTTTCGGCCAGCCCCGACTCGGGCAGCCCGAACATCCGGATGGTGTCCTGACGGTAGATCGTCCGGCCGGCGATCGCGTGGCGCGCCGCCGGTGTCTCGATGGCCTTGTGCCACATCGGCTGAAGCTCACGCGGCGGGCCGGGAAGCACGATCACCGTGGGCTTTCCTGGCACCACGACGCCCGGCGCGGTTCCCACCGGGTCGAGCACCTGTGCGCCGGCGGGAACCATGGCCTGTTTGCGGTTGGCGGCGCGCACCGCGTCGAAGCTTTCCGAATCAAAGTGCGCCATAAGCTTTTTGAGAATATTGGCGATCTTGTCTTCGACTACTTCGTCGAGCATCAGCTCGCGTTCACAGAACCGTGCCACCACCTCCACGGTCATGTCGTCGGCCGTGGGGCCCAATCCCCCGCTGGTGACTATCAGGTCCACGCCCTGATCGGCCATGAAGCGCAGTTGCGCCTCGATGTCGGAGGGCCGATCACCGCAGATGGTGATGTGGGCCAGCTCTACGCCCAGTTCGAGCAGCCGGTCGGCGATCCACGGGCCGTTTCTGTCTTGGACGCGTCCGGTGAGGACTTCGGTTCCGGTGACGACGATGCCTGCGCGTGCGCTCACCGGCATGAGCCTACTGGCGCGTGGACGCGGTAATGGCGTCGAGTGTGCGCTGACGGCGGCGACACGCCGGTCGCGGCCGCCCTGGACGCACACTCGAGGCTAGCCCTCGGCGAGGTAGCGCTCGACCGTCGCGACTTTACGGGTCATCGCGTCCGCGACGCCGGCGCGGATGTCCGCCTTGATCACCGTGCTGACCCTGGGGGCGCGAGCGGCGACGGCCTCGACGGCGCGCTGCACGACCGCCATCACTTCCTCCCAGGTATCGCCCTCGATCACGGTGAACATCGAATCGGTCTTGTTGGGCAACCCGGAGTCGCGCACCACTCGCACCGCTTCGGCGACGATCTCGCCGACGGCCTCGCCGACGCCGAGCGGGGTGACCGAGAAGGCGACAAGGACAGACACGCGTCGAGCGTACCCATCGCGCCTGGCAGCATCGAACTATGCGGGTTCTGGTGCAACGGGTCTCGTCGGCAGCGGTGGCCATCGACGGCCAGCTGGTCGGTGCCATCCGGCCGGAAGGTCAGGGGCTGCTGGCATTCGTCGGTGTCACGCACAGCGACGATGCCGACAAGGGCCGCCGCCTTGCCGAAAAGCTCTGGAACCTCCGCATTCTCGCCGACGAACGGTCCGCGGCCGATATCGATGCGCCGATCCTGGTGGTCAGCCAATTCACGCTCTATGCCGACACCGCGAAGGGCCGCCGGCCGTCCTGGAACGCGGCGGCTCCCGCTGCGGTCGCCGAGCCACTGGTCGCGGCGTTCGCGGAGGCGTTGCGCGGCTTGGGTGCCCGCGTCCAAACCGGCGTGTTCGGGGCGAATATGCAGGTCGAATTGGTCAACGATGGGCCAGTAACGGTGATTCTTGAACTCTGAACGCGCCCTCGCAGGTACCGTGGATCCTGGTTGATCGAGACA
This window contains:
- a CDS encoding phage holin family protein, giving the protein MGPFLLRAALTGFAMWIVTHFVHGLTFVGGNTPLERIGIIFVVALIFGLVNAFIRPIVAFLSIPLYILTLGLFHIVVNALMLWLTARITEHTTHWGLAIDHFWWTAIWAAILLSIVSWLLSLVVRDVDRHTRG
- a CDS encoding amidohydrolase family protein; its protein translation is MRIIDADGHVAENSSLAIEAIKRWPDHVKPSTDRRLRLMIEGRNYPEDRGPGAGCPPEHGISKSPNINCSSPDGVLGDADRDHIDTMVLYPSLGLCAPSLEDPEFAAGFARLYNQWIADYCASSGGRLRGVAVTPIEHGQLAIDVMTEAKDLGLVATLVPPALKSRNLDHPDLDAFYAAAVELGMPLGIHGAPGIHLPKIGVDRFTNYIQVHCISFPFDQMTAMTAMVSGGVFERHPKLRVAFLEAGAGWVPFFMDRLHEHYEKRGDWVERGWRRDPHEYLSAGNIFVTCEPEEPILPGVIDVLGADFIMFASDYPHWDGEWPESTKHLRTRADISEESREKIASRNAQRFYALN
- a CDS encoding MFS transporter, with protein sequence MLHVTTQRLNADQRNSFIAAMLGWTMDAFDYFIVVFVYADIAKTFHISKAEVAFVTTATLIMRPVGALLFGLWADRVGRRTPLMVDVIFYSIVGFLCAFAPNFTVLMILRMLYGLGMGGEWGLGAALAMEKVPVERRGFFSGLLQEGYAFGYLLASIGSLLVMDWLGLSWRWLFGLSIIPALISLIIRYRVQESEVWEAAQDRMKLTNTKITDVLRDGKIVRRFFYLVALMTAFNWMSHGTQDVYPTFLGSTANHGAGLDSVTVKWIVVVYNIGAIAGGLFFGTMSQRFSRRYTVIFCAILGLPIVPLFAYSRTAAMLCLGSFLMQVCVQGAWGVIPAHLTELSPDAIRGLYPGVTYQLGNLLAAFNLPIQERLAETHGYPFALAATIVPVLCAVAFLTFIGKDATGLRFGTAETAFLPTEVK
- a CDS encoding competence/damage-inducible protein A; the protein is MPVSARAGIVVTGTEVLTGRVQDRNGPWIADRLLELGVELAHITICGDRPSDIEAQLRFMADQGVDLIVTSGGLGPTADDMTVEVVARFCERELMLDEVVEDKIANILKKLMAHFDSESFDAVRAANRKQAMVPAGAQVLDPVGTAPGVVVPGKPTVIVLPGPPRELQPMWHKAIETPAARHAIAGRTIYRQDTIRMFGLPESGLAETLRDAQNSVAGFDALEITTCLRRGEIEMVTRYEPGAAQVYAQLTQLLRERHGQQLYSEDGSQVDDVVARLLAGRRIATAESCTAGLVAARLTDRPGSSAYVMGGVVSYSNDAKVQLLGVDAALIDAHGAVSEPVAEAMAAGALRRFAADTAVAITGIAGPGGGTPEKPVGTVCFTVRLAEGRTDTRTLRLPGNRSDVRERSATVAMHMLRRALSEQASL
- a CDS encoding MTH1187 family thiamine-binding protein; this encodes MSVLVAFSVTPLGVGEAVGEIVAEAVRVVRDSGLPNKTDSMFTVIEGDTWEEVMAVVQRAVEAVAARAPRVSTVIKADIRAGVADAMTRKVATVERYLAEG
- the dtd gene encoding D-aminoacyl-tRNA deacylase, coding for MRVLVQRVSSAAVAIDGQLVGAIRPEGQGLLAFVGVTHSDDADKGRRLAEKLWNLRILADERSAADIDAPILVVSQFTLYADTAKGRRPSWNAAAPAAVAEPLVAAFAEALRGLGARVQTGVFGANMQVELVNDGPVTVILEL